Proteins from a single region of Aureibacter tunicatorum:
- a CDS encoding 4Fe-4S dicluster domain-containing protein, whose protein sequence is MAIIITDECINCGACEPECPNTAIYEGGVEWKWSDGTSLEEVEMEDGSVVSAEEDQEPYSDEFYYIVTGKCTECIGFHEEPQCAAVCPVDCCVEDPDFQETEEELLAKKDWMHPED, encoded by the coding sequence ATGGCAATAATCATAACAGACGAATGCATCAACTGTGGTGCATGCGAACCAGAATGCCCAAATACCGCAATTTATGAAGGTGGGGTTGAATGGAAATGGAGTGATGGTACCAGTCTGGAAGAAGTAGAGATGGAAGATGGTTCGGTGGTAAGCGCCGAGGAGGACCAAGAGCCTTATTCTGACGAATTCTACTATATCGTAACCGGAAAGTGTACCGAGTGTATTGGTTTTCACGAGGAGCCACAATGCGCCGCTGTCTGTCCAGTTGATTGTTGTGTTGAAGATCCTGATTTTCAGGAGACTGAAGAGGAACTTTTGGCCAAAAAGGACTGGATGCACCCGGAAGATTGA
- a CDS encoding acyl-CoA reductase has translation MTLDKKIETFAALGTCLKNLTDLELEIWQSQAYARNNWFTPENVKKSIDGIIHMLQKEKLEQWTKKYPELSKEKKSIKVGVVMAGNIPAVGFHDLLSILISGHTLLAKLSSQDEVLLKKIADILIEIAPEFKEKINFVERLNEAEAIIATGSDNSARYFEYYFKNKPHIIRPNKSSLAILTGEESKEELQELGNDIFTYFGLGCRNVSKLLVPSDYNFTTLLDQFEGFSSITNNHKYSNNYDYNKSIYLVNKVEHYDNGFLIVTKNESLVSPISVLYYDTYDNKSDLEDKINQYEDKIQCIAGQNFIPFGNTQLPELWDYADGIDTLDFLIHLG, from the coding sequence ATGACTCTGGATAAAAAAATAGAAACTTTTGCCGCGCTAGGCACTTGTCTAAAAAATCTAACGGATTTGGAATTAGAAATATGGCAAAGTCAAGCTTACGCTAGAAACAATTGGTTTACTCCTGAAAATGTCAAAAAATCAATCGACGGCATAATTCATATGCTCCAAAAAGAAAAACTGGAACAGTGGACTAAAAAGTACCCAGAGCTTTCAAAAGAAAAGAAAAGCATAAAAGTAGGCGTAGTAATGGCTGGAAACATCCCTGCAGTAGGGTTCCATGACCTTTTAAGCATACTAATTAGCGGCCACACGCTACTGGCAAAGCTAAGCAGTCAAGATGAGGTTTTGCTAAAGAAAATCGCCGATATACTCATCGAAATAGCTCCGGAATTCAAAGAAAAAATAAACTTTGTTGAAAGGCTAAATGAAGCAGAGGCCATCATTGCCACTGGCAGCGATAACTCTGCGAGATATTTTGAATATTATTTCAAAAACAAACCGCATATAATCAGGCCAAACAAATCCTCGCTAGCTATATTGACTGGTGAAGAATCAAAAGAAGAATTGCAAGAGCTTGGGAACGACATTTTCACTTATTTTGGTTTAGGCTGTAGAAATGTCTCCAAGCTTTTAGTTCCTTCAGATTACAACTTCACTACATTATTGGACCAGTTCGAAGGATTCTCTTCGATCACAAACAACCATAAATACTCAAACAATTACGATTACAACAAATCTATATACTTGGTGAATAAAGTCGAGCATTATGATAATGGATTCTTAATTGTCACTAAAAATGAGTCATTGGTTTCTCCAATATCAGTATTATACTACGACACTTATGATAATAAATCCGACTTAGAGGATAAAATCAATCAATATGAAGATAAAATTCAATGCATAGCAGGTCAAAACTTCATTCCGTTTGGAAACACGCAATTGCCTGAACTATGGGACTACGCCGATGGCATAGATACCCTTGATTTTCTGATTCATTTAGGATAA
- a CDS encoding DUF58 domain-containing protein produces MNIQEIREFGNLELLAKQLVEGFITGLHKSPYHGFSVEFAEHRLYNPGESTRHIDWKVYARTDKLFTKVFDEETNLRCSIILDNSPSMHYPKDTKAKLAFSTTAAAALCYLLQKQRDAFGLISFSEELEIQTPIKSSGSHLHKILLTLDELQKSETPSSRNTNIAINLHQIASKLNKRSLVILFTDMFEHGRTLDETFEALEHLKHNMHEVLIFHVTDHKTELNFEFENKPHEFIDMETGEKIKLNPSAIQESYTQNMNEYFKEIKLRCGQAKIDLIEVNTQDKIEKILAAYLVKRSKMK; encoded by the coding sequence ATGAATATTCAAGAAATAAGAGAGTTCGGCAACCTCGAATTACTCGCCAAACAATTGGTCGAAGGTTTTATTACCGGGTTGCACAAATCACCCTACCATGGATTTTCTGTGGAATTCGCCGAACACAGACTTTACAACCCCGGAGAAAGCACTAGACATATCGACTGGAAAGTTTATGCAAGGACTGACAAGCTTTTCACTAAAGTGTTCGATGAGGAAACCAATCTTCGATGTTCGATCATATTGGACAACTCTCCATCAATGCATTATCCAAAAGACACGAAAGCTAAGCTCGCTTTTTCCACAACAGCCGCCGCCGCATTATGCTACTTGTTGCAAAAACAAAGAGACGCTTTTGGCCTGATTAGTTTTTCAGAAGAATTGGAAATCCAAACGCCTATCAAATCTTCAGGAAGCCATTTGCACAAAATCTTATTGACTTTGGACGAATTGCAAAAATCAGAGACTCCATCAAGCCGAAACACCAACATAGCTATCAACTTGCATCAAATCGCATCAAAGCTCAACAAGCGCTCTCTTGTCATACTTTTCACTGACATGTTCGAGCACGGAAGAACATTGGATGAAACTTTCGAGGCTCTGGAGCATCTGAAGCATAATATGCATGAAGTCCTAATATTTCATGTGACAGACCATAAGACAGAACTCAATTTCGAATTTGAAAATAAGCCCCATGAGTTCATCGACATGGAAACTGGAGAAAAAATAAAGCTAAATCCTTCCGCCATACAAGAGAGCTATACTCAAAATATGAACGAGTACTTTAAAGAAATAAAATTGAGATGCGGACAAGCTAAAATTGACCTGATAGAGGTCAACACTCAAGACAAAATCGAAAAAATACTTGCCGCTTATTTGGTTAAGCGGTCAAAAATGAAATAA
- a CDS encoding DUF3276 family protein — protein MEENKEQEKAEIYSKRVRAGKRTYFFDVKSTRSNDYYLTITESKRRFKDDGTYFYEKHKIFLYKEDFNKFLNALHETVNHVKDDLMPDFDFSQFDEADEYVEREYEDEMKWDI, from the coding sequence GTGGAAGAGAATAAAGAACAAGAAAAAGCAGAGATTTACTCGAAAAGAGTAAGGGCGGGAAAAAGAACCTATTTCTTTGATGTGAAGTCTACGCGTTCAAATGACTACTATCTCACTATTACAGAAAGTAAAAGACGCTTTAAGGATGACGGGACCTATTTTTATGAAAAGCATAAGATTTTTCTTTACAAAGAAGATTTCAACAAATTTTTGAATGCCCTTCACGAGACAGTGAACCATGTGAAGGATGATTTAATGCCTGATTTTGATTTTTCTCAATTTGATGAAGCGGATGAATATGTTGAAAGAGAATACGAGGATGAGATGAAATGGGATATTTAA